Proteins encoded within one genomic window of Sphingomonas cannabina:
- a CDS encoding Coenzyme F420 hydrogenase/dehydrogenase, beta subunit C-terminal domain, with product MTAPVSRHDIVASGLCIGCGGCAAAGEARMGWDRYGQLKPRAPRSIMRSPSERLARTCPFSPAARNEDEIAADRFPSALVHDPAVGRFEAAYVGHAGEGEFRMNGSSGGLVSWVAAELLRQGIVDGVAHVVAADPEAQGRLFRYRISRTENAVREGAKSRYYPIELSGVLREIREVPGRYAVVGIPCFIKAVHLQRAADPVLADRIAATLGLFCGHMKSARMVESFARQMGVEPAEVAGIDYRRKWPERPANWYNAELTLRDGRSVNRDWWHLAEGDWGAGFFQNSACDFCDDVTAETADIAFGDAWVEPYSSDGRGTNVVVVRTPKLRRMIEQGRAAGRLRLEPVDAAFVIATQDAGLRHRREGLAYRLTWHRTGLVPRKRVAPSKSRLPLRRRLVYRMRAAISRWSRRLFALSRRTGWFAGYRLWAKASLALYQALTYRRGRLGKFLAILPDRPRQHAAQSVAAQRPVAKLRLDANADQADDSHDM from the coding sequence GTGACCGCCCCTGTCAGCCGTCACGACATCGTCGCATCGGGCCTGTGCATCGGCTGCGGCGGCTGCGCGGCGGCGGGCGAGGCGCGCATGGGGTGGGACCGCTACGGCCAGCTGAAGCCTCGCGCTCCACGATCGATAATGCGATCGCCGAGCGAACGATTGGCACGAACCTGCCCCTTCTCCCCCGCCGCCCGCAACGAGGACGAGATCGCCGCCGATCGCTTCCCCTCCGCTCTGGTCCACGATCCGGCGGTCGGCCGGTTCGAGGCGGCCTATGTCGGCCATGCCGGCGAGGGCGAGTTCCGCATGAACGGCAGCTCGGGCGGATTGGTCAGCTGGGTCGCGGCGGAGCTGCTCCGGCAGGGCATCGTCGACGGCGTCGCCCATGTCGTCGCGGCCGATCCCGAGGCCCAGGGCCGGCTGTTCCGCTATCGCATCTCGCGCACCGAGAACGCGGTCCGCGAAGGTGCCAAGTCGCGCTATTATCCGATCGAGCTCTCCGGGGTGCTGCGCGAGATCCGCGAGGTGCCCGGCCGCTATGCCGTCGTCGGCATCCCCTGCTTCATCAAGGCGGTCCACCTCCAGCGCGCCGCCGATCCCGTCCTCGCCGATCGCATCGCCGCAACGCTCGGCCTGTTCTGCGGCCACATGAAGAGCGCGCGCATGGTCGAGAGCTTCGCCCGGCAGATGGGCGTCGAGCCGGCGGAGGTCGCCGGCATCGACTATCGCCGCAAATGGCCTGAGCGCCCGGCGAACTGGTACAACGCCGAGCTGACGCTCCGCGACGGCCGCAGCGTCAACCGCGATTGGTGGCATTTGGCCGAAGGCGACTGGGGCGCCGGCTTCTTCCAGAACTCGGCCTGCGACTTTTGCGACGACGTGACGGCGGAGACCGCCGACATCGCCTTCGGCGACGCCTGGGTCGAGCCCTATTCATCTGACGGGCGCGGTACCAACGTCGTAGTGGTCCGCACGCCAAAGCTGCGCAGGATGATCGAGCAGGGCCGCGCCGCCGGCCGGCTGCGGCTCGAACCGGTCGACGCCGCCTTCGTGATCGCGACCCAGGATGCCGGCCTCAGGCACCGGCGCGAGGGCCTTGCCTATCGCCTGACCTGGCACCGCACCGGCCTCGTCCCGCGCAAACGTGTCGCACCGTCCAAGAGCCGCCTCCCGCTCCGCCGCAGGCTCGTCTATCGGATGCGCGCCGCGATCAGCCGCTGGAGCCGTCGCCTGTTCGCCCTGTCCAGGCGCACGGGCTGGTTCGCGGGCTATCGGCTCTGGGCCAAGGCGAGCCTCGCCCTTTACCAGGCGCTGACCTATCGCCGCGGCCGCCTCGGCAAGTTCCTCGCGATCCTGCCGGACCGGCCGCGCCAGCACGCGGCACAGAGCGTGGCGGCGCAGCGGCCTGTTGCCAAATTGCGTCTTGACGCGAACGCCGACCAAGCAGATGACAGCCACGACATGTAA
- a CDS encoding TonB-dependent receptor, translating into MIGFRCNGGAARGGLTRFAAALLVGSALSAVSAVPVHAQVNNASLRGRITGVAEGAAPTQVVAIEVATGFRRTAAVTPDGGYNFPSLRPGRYRLEVVTPSGNRSTDEFTLAVGQSASFDFDLAPPPAAETPGTPETPAGANDIIVTGNRIRSMEGGEVGVTITQRLIDQLPQINRNFLAFADLAPGVQFITDAGGNSRVQGGAQGSNSVNVFIDGVGQKDYVLKNGVTGQDTSSGNPFPQLAIGEYRVISSNYKAEFDQVSSVAITAATKSGTNEFHGEGFIDFTNQDLRDYRPIELFGANPAKVKSKDMQFGGALGGPIVKDVAHFFVTYEGKRRVEPRDVSPGMSLPVSFFPEEYRGYFGSYNKEFNEDLYFGKIDVEPTSNDLLEFSLKYRNEDDEQFNSGLNAYDTRSITKVKEWRGLARWQHTADTWINDFKVAYENVTWNPRPAQDGIVTLFNARVPDPTNGSIVRTGEILRFGGGNNFQDKGQKGWQVSDDFTYTGLQGHTFKVGVKAKWVTLNTFEQSGLNPLYYYNVTYDPNGGTAFNDQVPYRLQFSAPVGDGDPHIRSKNFQLGLYIQDDWDVTDRLTLNLGLRWDYERTPAYLNYVTDPAIAALVTGVTTGADGQPLYPNLLNTNYDIRDYISTGSERKAFKGAWQPRLGFTYELDDAGRFAIFGGYGRSYDRTQFDFIQQELAQGLYATRTFNFNTGDPDNTCSPSPSPTCLPWNPVYLTAEGRAQLLAGVPGGGARELRFINNDLKMPYSDQFSLGIRGRFNLLDLETGYSHVSSKDGFVYLLGNRRPDGTFFPASGSPESPFGFAPPGYGSIIIGTNGLETRADSAYLKLTKRYTRESPWSLDATYTYTKAEENREFGQLFSLDYPSMDDYPFTASSGVRKHRIVVAGTADLPFDMTFAAKFQIASPMVLKTFVDTVGTPPQRDVVATEVDGNGDRWGYRQLDVSLTKYVPLGFITDQTRLRFRVDVINLLNDRNYNRFDALTGTRLQNLPGRAFDANDYSTDGPPRTIKVSAGFSF; encoded by the coding sequence ATGATCGGATTTCGGTGCAACGGCGGCGCGGCGCGCGGGGGACTGACGCGGTTCGCGGCGGCGCTGCTGGTCGGCAGCGCGCTTTCGGCGGTCTCGGCCGTTCCCGTGCACGCCCAGGTCAACAACGCTTCGCTGCGCGGCCGCATCACCGGCGTCGCCGAGGGCGCGGCCCCGACCCAGGTGGTCGCGATCGAGGTCGCCACCGGCTTCCGCCGCACCGCGGCGGTGACGCCCGACGGCGGCTACAACTTCCCGTCGCTGCGCCCCGGCCGCTATCGGCTGGAGGTGGTGACGCCGAGCGGCAACCGCTCCACCGACGAGTTCACGCTCGCGGTCGGGCAGAGCGCCAGCTTCGACTTCGACCTGGCGCCGCCGCCCGCCGCGGAAACGCCTGGAACGCCCGAAACCCCGGCCGGCGCCAACGACATCATCGTCACCGGCAACCGTATCCGCAGCATGGAGGGCGGCGAAGTCGGCGTGACCATCACCCAGCGCCTCATCGACCAGCTGCCCCAGATCAACCGCAACTTCCTCGCCTTCGCCGATCTCGCGCCGGGCGTGCAGTTCATCACCGACGCCGGCGGCAACTCGCGCGTCCAGGGCGGCGCGCAGGGCAGCAACTCGGTCAACGTGTTCATCGACGGCGTCGGGCAGAAGGACTATGTCCTCAAGAACGGCGTCACCGGCCAGGACACCAGCTCGGGTAATCCCTTCCCCCAGCTCGCCATCGGCGAGTACCGGGTGATCAGCTCCAACTACAAGGCCGAGTTCGACCAGGTCAGCTCGGTCGCGATCACCGCCGCCACCAAGTCGGGCACCAACGAATTCCACGGCGAAGGCTTCATCGACTTCACCAACCAGGATCTGCGCGATTACCGCCCGATCGAGCTGTTCGGCGCTAATCCCGCAAAGGTGAAGAGCAAGGACATGCAGTTCGGCGGTGCGCTGGGCGGTCCGATCGTCAAGGACGTCGCGCACTTCTTCGTGACCTATGAAGGCAAGCGCCGCGTAGAGCCGCGCGACGTGTCGCCCGGCATGTCGCTGCCGGTCTCCTTCTTCCCGGAGGAGTATCGCGGCTATTTCGGCTCCTACAACAAGGAGTTCAACGAGGATCTCTATTTCGGCAAGATCGACGTCGAGCCGACGAGCAACGACCTGCTCGAATTCTCGCTCAAATACCGCAACGAGGACGACGAGCAGTTCAACAGCGGCCTCAACGCCTATGACACGCGCAGCATCACCAAGGTCAAGGAATGGCGCGGCCTCGCCCGCTGGCAGCACACGGCGGACACCTGGATCAACGATTTCAAGGTCGCCTATGAGAACGTGACGTGGAATCCGCGGCCCGCTCAGGACGGCATCGTCACGCTGTTCAACGCGCGCGTTCCGGACCCGACGAACGGCTCGATCGTACGAACCGGCGAGATCCTGCGCTTCGGCGGCGGCAACAACTTCCAGGACAAGGGTCAGAAGGGCTGGCAGGTCTCCGACGACTTCACCTACACCGGCCTTCAGGGGCATACGTTCAAGGTCGGCGTCAAGGCGAAGTGGGTGACGCTCAACACCTTCGAGCAAAGCGGGCTCAACCCGCTCTATTACTACAACGTCACCTACGACCCGAACGGCGGCACCGCGTTCAACGACCAGGTCCCCTACCGCCTGCAGTTCTCCGCGCCGGTCGGCGACGGCGATCCGCATATCCGGTCGAAGAACTTCCAGCTCGGCCTCTACATCCAGGACGACTGGGACGTCACCGACCGGCTGACGCTCAACCTCGGCCTGCGCTGGGATTACGAGCGCACGCCCGCCTACCTCAATTACGTCACCGACCCGGCGATCGCCGCGCTGGTCACCGGCGTCACCACCGGTGCGGACGGCCAGCCGCTCTATCCGAACCTGCTGAACACCAACTACGACATCCGCGACTATATCTCGACCGGCAGCGAGCGGAAGGCGTTCAAGGGGGCGTGGCAGCCGCGCCTCGGCTTCACCTATGAGCTCGACGATGCCGGCCGCTTCGCCATCTTCGGCGGCTACGGCCGGTCCTACGACCGCACCCAGTTCGACTTCATCCAGCAGGAGCTGGCGCAGGGCCTGTACGCCACCCGCACCTTCAACTTCAACACGGGCGATCCCGACAACACCTGCTCGCCGAGCCCCAGCCCGACCTGCCTGCCATGGAACCCCGTCTACCTGACCGCGGAGGGCCGCGCGCAGCTGCTCGCCGGCGTTCCCGGCGGCGGCGCCCGCGAGCTGCGCTTCATCAACAACGACCTCAAGATGCCCTATTCGGACCAGTTCAGCCTGGGCATCCGCGGCCGCTTCAACCTGCTCGACCTCGAGACCGGCTACAGCCATGTCTCGAGCAAGGACGGCTTCGTCTATCTGCTCGGCAACCGGCGGCCGGACGGCACCTTCTTCCCGGCAAGCGGATCACCCGAATCGCCGTTCGGCTTCGCGCCGCCGGGCTACGGCTCGATCATCATCGGCACCAACGGCCTCGAGACGCGCGCCGACAGCGCCTATCTCAAGCTGACCAAGCGCTACACGCGCGAGTCGCCCTGGAGCCTGGACGCGACCTACACCTACACCAAGGCGGAGGAAAACCGCGAGTTCGGCCAGCTGTTCAGCCTCGATTACCCGAGCATGGACGACTATCCGTTCACCGCCTCGTCGGGCGTGCGCAAGCATCGCATCGTCGTCGCGGGTACTGCGGACCTGCCGTTCGACATGACCTTCGCGGCCAAGTTCCAGATCGCCTCGCCGATGGTCCTCAAGACCTTCGTCGATACCGTCGGCACGCCGCCGCAGCGCGACGTCGTCGCTACCGAGGTCGACGGCAACGGCGACCGCTGGGGCTATCGTCAGCTGGACGTGTCGCTGACCAAATACGTTCCGCTGGGCTTCATCACCGACCAGACCCGGCTGCGGTTCCGCGTCGACGTCATCAACCTGCTGAACGACCGCAACTACAACCGATTCGATGCGCTCACCGGCACGCGCCTGCAGAATCTGCCCGGTCGCGCGTTCGATGCCAACGATTACAGCACCGATGGTCCGCCGCGCACCATCAAGGTCTCGGCAGGTTTCAGCTTCTGA
- a CDS encoding TetR/AcrR family transcriptional regulator — METITADRPATPQSTPHKGRPREFCVDEALAAALRVFWSKGYEGASLTDLTEAMGITRPSLYAAFGNKESLFRKALDLYECEKMAYVGQSLEKPTAREVAESMLRGSLENQTSSCEPRGCLGVISSVACGAEAESIRHEVLERGNIAKLALVERMKRAREEGDLPAHIDPAGITSHLYAIMQGMAVQAGAGATRAELEKLVETSMAMWPCNDPPPTAT; from the coding sequence ATGGAAACCATCACCGCTGACCGGCCCGCGACGCCGCAGAGCACGCCGCACAAAGGCCGTCCTCGCGAATTCTGCGTCGATGAGGCCCTGGCCGCCGCGCTCCGCGTGTTCTGGAGCAAGGGCTATGAGGGTGCTTCGCTCACCGATCTGACCGAGGCGATGGGCATCACCCGCCCCAGCCTCTACGCCGCCTTTGGTAACAAGGAATCGCTGTTCCGCAAGGCCCTCGATCTCTACGAGTGCGAGAAGATGGCCTATGTCGGCCAGTCGCTTGAGAAGCCGACCGCGCGCGAGGTCGCCGAATCGATGCTGCGCGGAAGCCTGGAGAACCAGACCAGCAGCTGTGAGCCGCGCGGCTGCCTGGGCGTGATCAGCTCGGTGGCCTGCGGCGCCGAAGCCGAATCGATCCGCCACGAGGTGCTGGAGCGCGGCAACATCGCCAAGCTGGCGCTGGTCGAGCGTATGAAACGCGCCCGGGAGGAAGGCGACCTTCCCGCCCACATCGACCCGGCCGGCATCACCAGCCATCTCTATGCGATCATGCAGGGCATGGCGGTGCAAGCCGGCGCCGGCGCCACCCGCGCCGAGCTCGAGAAGCTCGTCGAGACCAGCATGGCGATGTGGCCGTGCAACGATCCTCCGCCGACAGCGACGTGA
- a CDS encoding efflux RND transporter periplasmic adaptor subunit — MNMVSPINTTEGEPLPARRIADRPLWQRLAIIALPVAVVGAGVAYFEQSPPAAAAPPPPTVTVATPLARDVNEWDDYVGRFEASRSVEVRPRVSGQVTAVHFTDGAIVRQGQLLFTIDPRPFAAALAEARAGVASASSDLALAEADLSRANRLLADDAVSKSDIDRLNARVRAARAALAGAQARVRSRALDLEFTQVRAPITGRISDRRIDPGNLVSASDGGGTMLTTINALDPIYFAFDSSEALYLKAQRDRQADRKAAQEVQVRLQDEPTYRWNGRVDFTDNAINSHSGTVRVRAVIDNPDYFLTPGMFGNMRLAQGGTTRALLIPDSAVRTDQARKVVFVVGKDGTVAAKPVEPGPVVAGLRVIRSGLTPNDQVILQGIQFAQPGAKVTVKPTTIKPQPAPAGADAAVEQPAASQATLAG, encoded by the coding sequence ATGAACATGGTTTCCCCGATCAACACCACCGAGGGCGAGCCGCTGCCGGCGCGCCGCATCGCCGACCGGCCGCTGTGGCAGCGGCTCGCGATCATCGCGCTCCCCGTCGCCGTGGTCGGCGCCGGCGTGGCCTATTTCGAGCAGAGCCCGCCCGCCGCGGCGGCGCCGCCCCCGCCCACCGTCACCGTCGCCACGCCGCTGGCACGCGACGTCAACGAGTGGGACGACTATGTCGGCCGCTTCGAGGCGAGCCGCAGCGTCGAGGTGCGTCCGCGCGTCTCCGGCCAGGTCACCGCGGTGCACTTCACCGACGGCGCGATCGTCCGCCAGGGGCAGCTGCTCTTCACCATCGACCCGCGCCCGTTCGCGGCGGCGCTCGCCGAGGCGCGCGCCGGCGTCGCCAGCGCGTCGAGCGACCTCGCGCTCGCCGAGGCCGACCTATCCCGTGCCAACCGGCTGCTCGCCGACGACGCGGTGTCGAAGAGCGACATCGACCGCCTCAATGCCCGCGTCCGCGCCGCCCGCGCGGCGTTGGCCGGGGCGCAGGCCCGGGTGCGCAGCCGCGCGCTCGACCTCGAGTTCACCCAGGTCCGCGCGCCGATCACGGGCCGCATCTCCGACCGCCGCATCGATCCGGGCAACCTCGTCTCGGCGAGCGACGGCGGCGGCACGATGCTGACCACGATCAACGCGCTCGACCCGATCTACTTCGCCTTCGACAGCTCGGAAGCCCTGTACCTCAAGGCGCAGCGCGACCGGCAGGCCGACCGCAAGGCCGCGCAGGAAGTGCAGGTCCGGCTGCAGGACGAGCCGACCTATCGCTGGAACGGTCGTGTCGACTTCACCGACAATGCGATCAATTCGCACTCCGGCACGGTCCGCGTGCGCGCGGTGATCGACAATCCCGACTATTTCCTGACGCCGGGCATGTTCGGCAACATGCGCCTGGCCCAGGGCGGGACGACGCGCGCGCTGCTGATCCCGGATTCGGCGGTGCGCACCGATCAGGCGCGCAAGGTCGTGTTCGTCGTCGGCAAGGACGGCACCGTCGCCGCCAAGCCGGTCGAGCCCGGCCCGGTCGTCGCCGGGCTGCGCGTGATCCGCTCCGGCCTCACCCCCAATGACCAGGTGATCCTGCAGGGCATCCAGTTCGCCCAGCCCGGCGCGAAGGTCACGGTGAAGCCGACCACGATCAAGCCGCAGCCGGCGCCCGCCGGCGCCGACGCCGCGGTCGAGCAGCCCGCCGCCTCGCAGGCGACGCTCGCGGGTTAG
- a CDS encoding efflux RND transporter permease subunit: MRLSHFFIRRPIFAGVIAIIITIIGAFAYFGLPISQFPNVVPPTVTVTTNYPGASAETVADTVAAPIEQQINGVDNMLYQSSQSTGDGRLTITVTFKLGTNLDTAQVLVQNRVALAEPSLPEEVRRQGVVVRKTSPSWLMAINVLSPDGSLDRSYVSNYALTQLKDRLTRVDGIGDVQVFGARDFAMRVWIDPGRAAELNLTGGDIVSALRAQNVQVAAGVVGQPPFDTGAAQQLNVETQGRFKTADEFANIIIRTDPTGAITRLRDVARVELGAEDYGVNAYLSGQDSIIMGVTQRPGTNALAAAEGVKAQLKEAAKSFPKGLEYRIIWNPTEFISESMHAVQETLLEAMILVVIVIIVFLQSWRAAVIPIVAIPVSLIGTFAMLAGLGYSLNTLSMFGLVLAIGIVVDDAIVVVENVERNLEHGLSPREAAHKSMDEVSAALVAIVLVLCAVFVPTTFLTGITGEFYRQFAVTIATATVISLILSLTLSPALAALLLRPRATEAPASGWRRYAWLAGDRFNQGFDRLSNWYSRLTHRITSAPKSALATYAALILATGAIFWATPAGFVPAQDQGYALAAIQLPPGSSIQQTDAVLKKVVNKLLKVPGTEAAVMFAGFDGASQTQASNAGAAYITFKPFSERAGTDRTERNIENDMRAALADVNDAFVFVIPPPVIQGIGNGGGYRMIVQDRSDAGYQALEQAAGQLIGQAHQQRELANVFTLFNTATPRVYADIDRAKADMLGVPPSRVFEALQVYLGSAYINDFNLLGRTFRVTAQAEAAARDDPSDIAQLKTRSNTGEMVPVGAVATFVDKTGPYRVTRYNLFPAVEVDGETAPGYSTGQAIAVMERLATGLPSGFTTEWTDIAFQQKAAGNIAALIFALSVVFVFLVLAAQFESLMLPLAIILIVPMTLLAAMAGVNLRGMDNNILTQIGLIVLIALAAKNAILIVEFAKQAEERGATVVEAAVEAARTRLRPILMTSFAFILGVVPLVWASGPGYELRQALGTAVFYGMVGVTVFGLIYTPTFYVVCRTIGDRIARARKRGGDTAGAELQPAE; encoded by the coding sequence ATGCGTCTCAGTCATTTCTTCATCCGCCGGCCGATCTTCGCAGGCGTGATCGCGATCATCATCACGATCATCGGCGCCTTCGCCTATTTCGGCCTGCCGATCTCGCAATTCCCCAACGTCGTCCCCCCGACGGTGACGGTGACCACCAACTACCCCGGCGCCTCGGCCGAGACCGTCGCGGACACCGTCGCCGCGCCGATCGAGCAGCAGATCAACGGCGTCGACAACATGCTCTACCAGTCGTCGCAGTCGACCGGCGACGGGCGGCTGACGATCACCGTCACCTTCAAGCTCGGCACCAACCTCGATACCGCGCAGGTGCTGGTGCAGAACCGCGTCGCACTCGCCGAGCCGAGCCTGCCGGAGGAGGTACGCCGCCAGGGCGTCGTGGTCCGCAAGACCTCGCCGTCGTGGCTGATGGCGATCAACGTGCTGTCGCCCGACGGCTCGCTCGACCGCAGCTACGTCTCCAACTACGCGCTGACCCAGCTCAAGGACCGGCTGACCCGCGTCGACGGCATCGGCGACGTCCAGGTGTTCGGCGCGCGCGACTTCGCGATGCGCGTGTGGATCGATCCCGGCCGCGCGGCCGAGCTGAACCTCACCGGCGGCGACATCGTCTCGGCGCTGCGTGCGCAGAACGTGCAGGTCGCGGCCGGCGTGGTCGGCCAGCCGCCGTTCGACACCGGCGCCGCGCAGCAGCTCAACGTCGAGACGCAGGGCCGCTTCAAGACCGCCGACGAGTTCGCCAACATCATCATCCGCACCGATCCCACCGGTGCGATCACCCGCCTGCGCGACGTCGCCCGGGTCGAGCTCGGCGCCGAGGACTATGGCGTCAACGCCTATCTCTCGGGCCAGGACTCGATCATCATGGGCGTCACCCAGCGGCCGGGCACCAACGCGCTCGCCGCCGCCGAGGGAGTGAAAGCCCAGCTCAAGGAAGCCGCTAAGAGCTTCCCGAAGGGCCTCGAATACCGCATCATCTGGAACCCGACCGAGTTCATCAGCGAATCGATGCACGCGGTGCAGGAGACGCTGCTCGAGGCGATGATCCTCGTCGTCATCGTCATCATCGTCTTCCTCCAGAGCTGGCGCGCCGCGGTCATCCCGATCGTTGCCATCCCGGTGTCGCTGATCGGCACCTTCGCGATGCTGGCCGGGCTCGGCTATTCGCTCAACACGCTGTCGATGTTCGGCCTGGTGCTGGCGATCGGCATCGTCGTCGACGACGCGATCGTCGTCGTCGAGAACGTCGAGCGCAACCTCGAGCACGGCCTGTCGCCGCGCGAGGCCGCGCACAAGTCGATGGACGAGGTGTCGGCGGCGCTGGTCGCGATCGTGCTGGTGCTCTGCGCGGTGTTCGTGCCGACCACCTTCCTCACCGGCATCACCGGCGAGTTCTACCGCCAGTTCGCGGTGACGATCGCCACCGCCACCGTGATCTCGCTGATCCTGTCGCTCACTCTGTCGCCCGCGCTCGCCGCCCTGCTGCTGCGTCCGCGCGCGACCGAGGCGCCGGCGTCCGGCTGGCGGCGCTATGCCTGGCTGGCGGGCGACCGCTTCAACCAGGGCTTCGATCGCCTGAGCAACTGGTACTCGCGCCTCACCCACCGCATCACCAGCGCGCCCAAGTCGGCGCTCGCCACCTATGCCGCGCTGATCCTCGCCACCGGCGCGATCTTCTGGGCGACCCCTGCCGGCTTCGTCCCCGCGCAGGACCAGGGCTATGCCCTCGCCGCGATCCAGCTGCCGCCCGGCAGCTCGATCCAGCAGACCGACGCGGTGCTGAAGAAGGTGGTGAACAAGCTGCTCAAGGTGCCCGGCACCGAGGCGGCGGTGATGTTCGCCGGCTTCGACGGCGCCTCGCAGACGCAGGCGTCGAACGCGGGCGCGGCCTATATCACCTTCAAGCCGTTCTCGGAGCGCGCCGGCACCGACCGGACCGAGCGCAACATCGAGAACGACATGCGCGCGGCGCTCGCCGACGTGAACGACGCGTTCGTGTTCGTGATCCCGCCGCCCGTCATCCAGGGCATCGGCAACGGCGGCGGCTATCGCATGATCGTGCAGGACCGCAGCGACGCCGGCTACCAGGCGCTGGAGCAGGCCGCCGGCCAGCTCATCGGCCAGGCGCACCAGCAGCGCGAGCTCGCCAACGTGTTCACGCTGTTCAACACCGCCACGCCGCGCGTCTATGCCGATATCGACCGTGCCAAGGCCGACATGCTGGGCGTGCCACCGAGCCGCGTGTTCGAGGCGCTCCAGGTCTATCTGGGCTCCGCCTACATCAACGACTTCAACCTGCTCGGCCGCACCTTCCGCGTGACCGCGCAGGCGGAGGCGGCGGCGCGCGACGATCCGTCGGACATCGCCCAGCTCAAGACCCGCTCCAACACCGGCGAGATGGTGCCGGTCGGCGCGGTCGCGACCTTCGTCGACAAGACCGGCCCCTATCGCGTCACCCGCTACAACCTCTTCCCCGCGGTCGAGGTCGACGGCGAGACCGCCCCCGGCTATTCGACCGGCCAGGCGATCGCGGTGATGGAGCGGCTCGCGACCGGGCTCCCGAGCGGCTTCACCACCGAGTGGACCGACATCGCCTTCCAGCAGAAGGCGGCCGGCAACATCGCCGCGCTGATCTTCGCGCTGTCGGTGGTGTTCGTCTTCCTGGTGCTGGCGGCGCAGTTCGAGAGCCTGATGCTGCCGCTCGCGATCATCCTGATCGTGCCGATGACGCTGCTCGCCGCCATGGCGGGCGTGAACCTCCGGGGCATGGACAACAACATCCTGACCCAGATCGGCCTGATCGTGCTGATCGCGCTCGCCGCCAAGAACGCGATCCTGATCGTCGAGTTCGCCAAGCAGGCCGAGGAGCGCGGCGCGACCGTGGTCGAAGCGGCGGTGGAGGCGGCCCGCACGCGCCTGCGCCCGATCCTGATGACCAGCTTCGCGTTCATCCTGGGCGTGGTGCCGCTGGTCTGGGCCTCGGGCCCCGGCTACGAGCTGCGCCAGGCGCTCGGCACCGCGGTGTTCTACGGCATGGTCGGCGTCACCGTGTTCGGCCTGATCTACACCCCCACCTTCTACGTCGTCTGCCGCACGATCGGCGACCGTATAGCGCGTGCTCGCAAGCGCGGCGGCGACACGGCCGGTGCGGAACTCCAGCCGGCGGAATGA